Proteins encoded together in one Terriglobia bacterium window:
- a CDS encoding YncE family protein, whose product MVLVCFILGLLISIPAIASPKEEYQVLKKITLGGEGGWDYLTVDSAAHRVYISRSTRVMVVDLDTNTAVGEIPNTPGVHGIALIPELGRGFTSNGRDGTATFFDLKSLKPLGSVKTGDNPDAIIYDPASKRVFTFNGRSKDTTAIDAAAGTVAGSIPLGGKPEFAAADGKGQIFVNLEDKSEVAVLDSQKLTLKTRWALAPCEEPSGMALDKQHRRLFIGCRNKMMAVMDADNGKVISTLPIGSGVDANAFDPDTQLAFSSNGDGTLTVVHEDTPDKFTVVQNVETARGARTMALDPKTHNIYLVTAQFGPPPAATPEQPRPRPSIVSGSFELLVVGGRKP is encoded by the coding sequence ATGGTTCTCGTTTGTTTCATCTTGGGGTTGTTGATCAGCATTCCTGCGATCGCTTCTCCAAAAGAGGAATACCAGGTTCTTAAGAAAATTACGCTGGGTGGAGAGGGAGGCTGGGATTATCTGACGGTGGACAGCGCCGCCCACCGGGTCTATATCTCACGTTCCACCCGGGTCATGGTTGTTGACCTGGATACCAATACCGCGGTGGGAGAGATTCCTAACACGCCCGGCGTGCACGGCATAGCCCTCATTCCAGAACTGGGTCGGGGGTTCACCAGCAACGGGCGGGACGGGACGGCAACTTTCTTCGATTTGAAGAGCCTCAAACCTTTGGGTTCCGTCAAGACCGGAGACAATCCGGATGCGATCATCTACGACCCGGCGTCCAAGCGGGTGTTCACTTTTAATGGGAGGAGCAAAGACACGACGGCGATCGATGCTGCTGCAGGGACCGTGGCGGGCAGCATCCCCCTGGGGGGAAAACCGGAGTTTGCGGCGGCTGATGGGAAGGGCCAGATTTTCGTAAATTTGGAAGACAAGAGTGAAGTTGCCGTGCTTGACTCCCAGAAACTCACCTTGAAGACCCGCTGGGCTTTGGCGCCTTGCGAAGAGCCCTCCGGCATGGCCCTCGATAAACAACATCGGAGGCTCTTCATTGGATGCCGGAACAAGATGATGGCGGTCATGGATGCCGACAACGGAAAAGTGATTTCCACCCTGCCCATCGGATCCGGAGTTGATGCTAACGCCTTTGACCCGGATACCCAACTCGCCTTCAGCTCAAATGGCGACGGCACCCTGACTGTCGTGCATGAAGACACGCCGGATAAGTTCACCGTGGTCCAAAATGTCGAGACGGCGCGCGGTGCCCGCACCATGGCCCTCGATCCCAAGACGCATAACATTTATCTTGTCACGGCCCAGTTCGGACCCCCTCCTGCGGCTACACCGGAACAGCCACGACCGCGACCGAGTATCGTTTCTGGATCGTTTGAACTCCTGGTGGTAGGGGGCCGGAAGCCGTAA
- a CDS encoding ABC transporter permease, whose protein sequence is MNVKTFLALMRRDTLVAGRDIVSFMVRTLVQPMFLLFIFGNVMSRMSLVTGGFKEILVPGVTALTMLFAGMQAVTLPLVLDLGYTKEIEDRVLSPIGVHFIALEKMVMGTIHSIFSGLLVLPLAKVMLHGGVSLNLHQWELTVALAVLIGLVSSALGLTIGSYIKPEKIGLMFSLIVAPIIFFGCTYYPWIALYRIPWMQKLVLINPLVYMAEGLRAAITPGIPHMPLFWILTGLTVSMIVFTWLGLVGFYRRVID, encoded by the coding sequence ATGAATGTGAAGACCTTTCTGGCGCTCATGCGCCGGGACACGCTGGTGGCGGGGCGCGATATCGTGTCCTTTATGGTGCGGACCCTGGTGCAGCCGATGTTTCTGCTGTTCATCTTCGGGAATGTGATGTCGCGGATGAGCCTGGTCACCGGGGGCTTCAAAGAGATCCTGGTTCCCGGCGTGACGGCATTGACCATGTTGTTCGCCGGCATGCAAGCGGTCACCCTGCCGCTGGTCCTGGACCTGGGCTATACCAAGGAGATTGAGGACCGGGTTCTGTCCCCCATTGGCGTCCATTTCATCGCCCTTGAAAAGATGGTCATGGGGACGATTCATTCCATCTTTTCGGGATTGCTGGTGCTGCCGCTGGCCAAGGTCATGTTGCATGGCGGCGTCAGCCTGAACCTGCACCAATGGGAGTTGACGGTGGCTCTCGCCGTCCTGATCGGATTGGTCTCTTCCGCCCTGGGATTGACGATCGGCAGCTACATCAAGCCCGAGAAAATCGGCCTGATGTTTTCCCTGATCGTTGCCCCCATTATTTTCTTCGGCTGCACGTACTACCCCTGGATCGCGCTCTACCGCATCCCCTGGATGCAAAAACTGGTCCTTATCAACCCGCTTGTCTATATGGCGGAAGGACTGCGCGCCGCCATCACCCCCGGCATCCCCCATATGCCGCTATTCTGGATTCTCACGGGTCTGACCGTGAGCATGATCGTCTTCACCTGGCTGGGACTCGTGGGCTTTTACCGTCGGGTGATCGATTAA